A genome region from Carassius carassius chromosome 23, fCarCar2.1, whole genome shotgun sequence includes the following:
- the LOC132101257 gene encoding alpha-soluble NSF attachment protein — MDNSGKEKEAMALMAEAEKKMKSSQSFFGSLFGGSSKMEDACDLYGRAANMFKMAKNWSAAGNAFSQAALLHLQMQSKHDAATSFIDAGNAFKKSDPQEAINCLNRAIEIYTDMGRFTIAAKHHITIAEIYETELVDIDKAIAHYEQAADYYKGEESTSSANKCLLKVATYAAQLEQYPKAIEIYEQVATHAMDSTLLKYSAKDYFFKAALCHFCVDMLNAKLAVQKYEEMFPAFSDSRECKLVKKLLDAFEEQNVDAYTDAVKEYDTISRLDQWLTTMLLRIKKSIQEDESDLR; from the exons ATGGATAACTCCGGGAAAGAAAAAGAGGCCATGGCTCTCATGGCTGAAGCCGAGAAGAAAATGAAGTCCTCGCAGTCGTTCTTTGGCTCTCTGTTTGG GGGCTCTTCAAAGATGGAGGATGCTTGTGACTTGTATGGAAGGGCAGCGAACATGTTCAAGATGGCCAAGAACTGGAGTG CTGCAGGAAACGCTTTCTCCCAGGCGGCGCTCCTACATCTGCAGATGCAGAGTAAACACGACGCAGCCACGAGCTTCATTGATGCCGGCAATGCTTTTAAGAAATCAGACCCTCAAG AGGCCATAAACTGCCTGAACAGGGCCATTGAGATCTATACAGACATG GGTCGATTTACTATCGCGGCGAAACACCACATCACTATCGCTGAAATTTATGAGACCGAACTGGTTGACATCGACAAG GCAATAGCTCACTATGAACAGGCGGCAGACTATTATAAAGGCGAGGAGTCCACAAG TTCAGCCAACAAGTGCCTGCTCAAAGTTGCCACCTACGCAGCTCAGCTGGAGCAGTACCCTAAAGCCATTGAGATCTATGAACAG GTTGCAACACATGCAATGGACAGCACTCTGTTGAAATACAGCGCAAAGGACTATTTCTTTAAGGCAGCTCTCTGCCACTTCTGTGTGGACATGCTGAATGCTAAG CTTGCCGTCCAGAAGTATGAGGAAATGTTTCCAGCCTTTTCAGATTCACGTGAATGCAAATTGGTGAAG aaacTTTTAGATGCCTTTGAAGAACAGAATGTGGATGCATATACTGACGCT GTAAAAGAGTATGACACCATATCACGACTGGATCAGTGGCTGACAACCATGCTGCTTCGTATTAAGAAATCCATACAAGAAGACGAAAGTGACCTTCGCTAA
- the ehd2b gene encoding EH domain-containing protein 2b → MSRWGRKNVKKAPEVIKTVTEGLKSLYRKKLLPLEQYYCFHDFHSPSLEDADFDNKPMVLVVGQYSTGKTTFIKYLLEQDVPGSRIGPEPTTDCFTAIMHGDMEGLIPGNALIVDPNKPFRKLNPFGNTFLNRFQCAQMPNQVLESISIIDTPGILSGAKQRVSRGYDFPAVLHWFAERVDRIILLFDAHKLEISDEFSEAIGALKGNEDKLRVVLNKADMIDTQQLMRVYGALMWSLGKVFGTPEVLRVYIGSFWSEPLMVTDNRKLFELEEEDLFTDIQNLPRNAALRKLNDLVKRARLVRVHAHIISYLKQEMPSVFRKDNKKKNLIYQLPVIFSKIQLQHHISPGDFPDCAKMQEQLMAHDFTKFKALKPNLMAMLDELLSTNIAQLMPLLRQEEIEAGVQPGVQGGAFMGSRAGPFVEGDPFGETADENGEVGEENEEWVVTKDKPKYDEIFYNLVPNEGKLSGTKAKDWMVSTRLPNSVLGRIWKLSDVDRDGMLDDEEFALASHLIEVKLEGHGLPPELPARLVPPSKRRQKGSDA, encoded by the exons ATGTCACGCTGGGGACGCAAGAATGTCAAGAAGGCCCCTGAGGTGATCAAGACAGTGACCGAGGGCCTCAAGTCCCTCTATCGAAAGAAACTCCTTCCTCTGGAGCAATACTACTGCTTCCATGACTTCCACTCGCCGAGTCTGGAGGACGCCGACTTTGACAACAAACCCATGGTGCTAGTGGTTGGGCAGTACTCCACAGGAAAGACTACCTTCATCAA GTATCTGCTGGAACAGGACGTCCCAGGTAGTCGTATAGGGCCGGAGCCCACCACCGACTGCTTCACCGCTATCATGCATGGAGACATGGAGGGACTCATTCCTGGAAATGCCCTGATAGTAGATCCCAACAAACCCTTCCGGAAGCTCAACCCCTTCGGAAACACCTTCCTCAACAG ATTCCAGTGTGCTCAGATGCCCAACCAGGTTCTGGAGAGCATCAGCATCATTGACACCCCGGGCATCCTCTCCGGTGCTAAACAGAGAGTGAGTCGAG GATATGACTTTCCAGCAGTTCTCCACTGGTTTGCTGAACGTGTGGACCGGATCATCCTTCTCTTTGATGCTCACAAGTTGGAGATCTCGGATGAATTCTCGGAGGCCATCGGGGCTCTCAAGGGCAATGAAGATAAACTCCGTGTTGTACTGAACAAAGCTGATATGATTGACACCCAGCAGCTCATGCGGGTGTATGGAGCTTTAATGTGGTCTCTGGGGAAAGTGTTTGGTACTCCTGAGGTTCTGAGAGTGTACATCGGATCCTTCTGGTCTGAACCTCTTATGGTGACCGACAATCGCAAGCTGTTTGAGTTGGAGGAGGAAGACCTGTTTACTGATATCCAGAATCTGCCACGCAACGCAGCCCTACGCAAACTTAATGACTTGGTCAAGAGGGCCCGTCTTGTGAGG GTACATGCCCATATCATCAGTTACTTGAAGCAAGAGATGCCATCTGTCTTCAGGAAGGACAATAAGAAGAAGAACCTGATCTACCAGCTCCCGGTCATCTTCTCCAAGATTCAGCTACAGCATCATATCTCTCCTGGAGACTTCCCTGATTGTGCCAAGATGCAG GAACAGCTAATGGCACATGACTTCACCAAGTTCAAAGCCCTGAAGCCCAACCTGATGGCTATGCTGGATGAGTTGTTGTCTACCAATATTGCCCAACTCATGCCCCTTCTTAGGCAGGAAGAAATAGAGGCTGGGGTCCAACCTGGGGTCCAAGGTGGGGCTTTCATGGGATCCCGTGCTGGACCCTTTGTGGAAGGTGACCCCTTTGGCGAGACTGCGGATGAAAATGGTGAAGTGGGTGAGGAAAATGAGGAATGGGTGGTGACAAAGGACAAGCCCAAGTATGATGAGATCTTCTACAACCTAGTGCCGAACGAAGGCAAACTAAGTGGCACCAAAGCCAAAGATTGGATGGTGAGCACACGGCTGCCAAACTCTGTACTGGGCCGCATCTGGAAGCTCTCGGATGTGGATCGCGATGGCATGCTGGATGACGAGGAGTTTGCTCTGGCCAGCCATCTGATTGAAGTGAAACTGGAGGGTCACGGGCTGCCCCCTGAGCTGCCAGCCCGTCTCGTACCTCCATCCAAACGCCGACAAAAAGGCTCTGATGCTTAG